In Rhodococcus rhodochrous, a single genomic region encodes these proteins:
- the leuA gene encoding 2-isopropylmalate synthase yields the protein MSPADAFTSGSRTITPPSKPAPADQPSWNKQKNSSMPTYRYRPFAEEVEAISLPDRTWPDKIIDRAPAWCAVDLRDGNQALIDPMSPARKRRMFDLLVRMGYKEIEVGFPSASQTDFDFVREIIEDGAIPDDVTIQVLTQSRPELIKRTFEACAGAQNVIVHFYNSTSILQRRVVFRADKETVKKIATDAAELVLEEAKNHPDTNWRWEYSPESYTGTELSYAKDVCDAVVETLGATPENPVIINLPATVEMATPNVYADSIEWMHRNLAKRDSIILSLHPHNDRGTGVAAAELGYQAGADRIEGCLFGNGERTGNVCLVTLGMNMFSRGVDPQIDFSNIDEIRRTVEYCNQLPVHERHPYGGDLVYTAFSGSHQDAINKGIDAMKVDADAAGVDIDDHTWAVPYLPIDPKDVGRTYEAVIRVNSQSGKGGIAYIMKHDHGLNLPRRLQIEFSQAVQKVTDGEGGEVSPKEMWDIFHEEYLAPISPLERIRQKVTAAETDDGEDTISAVLKVDGVEKEISGSGNGPLAAFVDALESLGYQVAVRGYAEHAMSAGDDANAAAYVEADVTRPDGTTVLVWGVGIAPSITTASLRAMVSAVNRSHR from the coding sequence ATGTCACCCGCCGACGCTTTCACCTCCGGCTCGCGCACCATCACGCCGCCGAGCAAGCCGGCCCCGGCCGACCAGCCGTCGTGGAACAAGCAGAAGAACTCGTCGATGCCGACCTACCGGTACCGGCCGTTCGCCGAGGAGGTCGAGGCGATCTCGCTGCCCGACCGCACCTGGCCCGACAAGATCATCGATCGCGCCCCTGCGTGGTGCGCCGTGGACCTGCGCGATGGAAACCAGGCGCTGATCGACCCGATGAGCCCCGCCCGTAAGCGGCGCATGTTCGATCTGCTCGTACGCATGGGTTACAAGGAGATCGAGGTCGGTTTCCCGTCCGCGAGCCAGACCGATTTCGATTTCGTCCGCGAGATCATCGAGGACGGCGCGATTCCCGACGACGTCACCATCCAGGTGCTGACGCAGTCCCGTCCCGAACTGATCAAGCGCACCTTCGAGGCGTGCGCCGGGGCGCAGAACGTGATCGTGCACTTCTACAACTCGACGTCGATCCTGCAGCGCCGCGTGGTCTTCCGCGCCGACAAGGAGACCGTCAAGAAGATCGCGACCGACGCCGCCGAACTGGTGCTCGAGGAGGCGAAGAACCACCCCGACACCAACTGGCGCTGGGAGTACTCCCCCGAGTCGTACACCGGAACCGAGCTGTCGTACGCCAAGGATGTCTGCGACGCGGTCGTCGAGACCCTGGGCGCGACCCCCGAGAACCCGGTGATCATCAACCTGCCGGCCACGGTCGAGATGGCCACCCCCAACGTCTACGCCGACTCGATCGAGTGGATGCACCGCAACCTGGCGAAGCGCGACTCGATCATCCTGTCGCTGCACCCGCACAACGACCGCGGCACGGGTGTCGCCGCGGCCGAGCTGGGCTACCAGGCCGGCGCCGACCGCATCGAGGGCTGCCTGTTCGGCAACGGTGAGCGCACCGGCAACGTCTGCCTGGTGACCCTGGGCATGAACATGTTCAGCCGCGGCGTCGACCCGCAGATCGACTTCTCGAACATCGACGAGATCCGCCGCACGGTCGAGTACTGCAACCAGCTGCCCGTCCACGAGCGCCACCCGTACGGCGGCGACCTGGTCTACACCGCCTTCTCCGGCAGCCATCAGGACGCGATCAACAAGGGCATCGACGCGATGAAGGTCGACGCGGACGCCGCCGGTGTCGACATCGACGACCACACCTGGGCCGTGCCGTACCTGCCGATCGACCCGAAGGACGTCGGCCGCACCTACGAGGCCGTGATCCGCGTGAACTCGCAGTCCGGCAAGGGCGGCATCGCGTACATCATGAAGCACGACCACGGCCTGAACCTGCCGCGTCGCCTGCAGATCGAGTTCTCGCAGGCCGTGCAGAAGGTCACCGACGGTGAGGGTGGCGAGGTCAGCCCCAAGGAGATGTGGGACATCTTCCACGAGGAGTACCTGGCCCCGATCTCGCCGCTCGAGCGCATCCGGCAGAAGGTCACCGCGGCCGAGACCGACGACGGTGAGGACACCATCTCCGCGGTGCTGAAGGTCGACGGCGTGGAGAAGGAGATCTCCGGCAGCGGCAACGGCCCGCTGGCGGCCTTCGTCGACGCCCTCGAGTCGCTGGGTTACCAGGTGGCCGTCCGCGGCTACGCCGAGCACGCCATGTCCGCCGGCGACGACGCGAACGCCGCGGCCTATGTCGAGGCCGACGTCACGCGTCCCGACGGCACGACCGTCCTGGTGTGGGGCGTGGGCATCGCCCCGTCGATCACCACGGCGTCGCTGCGCGCGATGGTCTCCGCGGTGAACCGCTCGCACCGCTGA
- a CDS encoding SHOCT domain-containing protein, with product MEFMDIIWYIIVCFAFIAYLIMLWMIIGDLFRNREQSGWVKAIWIVFLFIFPWLTGLIYLIVHGSGMAERSAKEAAQYKAVQDDYIRSVAGKSPAEHIADAKKLLDDGVIDQAEFDALKAKALA from the coding sequence ATGGAATTCATGGACATCATCTGGTACATCATCGTCTGCTTCGCATTCATCGCGTACCTGATCATGCTGTGGATGATCATCGGGGATCTGTTCCGCAACCGGGAACAGTCCGGCTGGGTCAAGGCGATCTGGATCGTCTTCCTGTTCATCTTCCCGTGGCTGACGGGTCTGATCTATCTGATCGTCCACGGCAGCGGCATGGCCGAACGGTCCGCGAAGGAAGCGGCGCAGTACAAGGCCGTGCAGGACGACTACATCCGCTCGGTCGCCGGCAAGTCGCCCGCCGAGCACATCGCCGACGCGAAGAAGCTGCTCGACGACGGTGTCATCGACCAGGCCGAGTTCGACGCGCTGAAGGCCAAGGCACTCGCCTGA
- a CDS encoding EamA family transporter: MSFRDRLLALTVVVLWGCNFLAIRLGLDHFPPFFFAGLRFAIIAVPVLLFVPRPAVPLRWLLLYGAGFGFAQFAFLFWAMEAGLPTGLASLVLQSSAPFTVLLAALFLHERLDGVRLAGLVVAVSGMVIVAVGQGAADASLIPMTLALLAGLSWAVGNIGTRKAGAGDPMRLMLWMCVVPVLPFFGVSWFVEGPQAWSTLGTAVSTADGGLALAGLAYVVLAGTIAGTGIYASLLSRYPAGTVAPLSLMVPVVGFTVAWITLGERPAPSSLIGGVIVIVGALAAQGGHRSVTSRTLLRRHNAPAPVEHSPTWEPAQESPHVDGSHCAQPEPPRGRPRRPDAVRAR, from the coding sequence ATGTCGTTCCGGGACCGTCTGCTCGCACTCACCGTCGTAGTGCTCTGGGGATGCAACTTCCTCGCGATCAGATTGGGCCTCGACCACTTCCCGCCGTTCTTCTTCGCCGGTCTGCGCTTCGCGATCATCGCCGTCCCGGTGCTGCTGTTCGTCCCGCGACCCGCCGTTCCCCTGCGCTGGCTCCTCCTCTACGGCGCCGGGTTCGGATTCGCGCAGTTCGCCTTCCTGTTCTGGGCGATGGAGGCCGGTCTGCCCACAGGCCTCGCGTCGCTCGTACTGCAGTCGTCCGCACCCTTCACGGTCCTGCTCGCCGCACTGTTCCTGCACGAACGGCTCGACGGCGTCCGCCTCGCCGGTCTGGTGGTCGCCGTATCCGGCATGGTGATCGTCGCCGTGGGGCAGGGCGCCGCGGACGCGAGCCTGATCCCCATGACCCTCGCGTTGCTGGCCGGTCTGTCGTGGGCGGTCGGCAACATCGGGACCCGCAAGGCGGGCGCCGGTGACCCCATGCGCCTGATGCTGTGGATGTGCGTCGTGCCCGTGCTCCCCTTCTTCGGGGTCTCCTGGTTCGTCGAGGGCCCGCAGGCGTGGTCCACCCTCGGTACCGCCGTCAGCACCGCGGACGGAGGCCTCGCGCTGGCCGGACTCGCCTACGTCGTACTGGCGGGCACGATCGCCGGCACCGGCATCTACGCCTCGCTGCTGTCGCGCTATCCCGCCGGGACCGTCGCCCCGCTCTCCCTCATGGTGCCGGTCGTCGGGTTCACCGTCGCGTGGATCACGCTCGGCGAGCGGCCCGCACCGTCCTCCCTGATCGGCGGTGTGATCGTCATCGTCGGAGCCCTCGCTGCCCAGGGCGGACACCGCAGTGTGACGAGCAGGACGCTCCTCCGGCGACACAACGCTCCCGCGCCTGTGGAACACTCGCCGACGTGGGAACCAGCACAGGAATCACCGCACGTGGACGGCTCGCACTGCGCGCAGCCCGAGCCGCCGCGTGGGCGTCCCAGAAGGCCGGACGCGGTAAGGGCTCGATGA
- a CDS encoding LysR family transcriptional regulator: protein MDVVRLRILREFADRGTVAATAAALSMTPSAVSQQLKVLAREAGVPLLEPDGRRLRFTDAGRALVVRADEVLDALDRAADEMTAYARSPRGRVRVASFPSGAALLLPAVLEAAGTIGVELDVSDEDVPASAAPALLADYDVVLTHRDERSAPLSGPRVHVETLMREPIDVVLPPEHRLATQDRVQVDELVGESWISVRGGFPVDDVLLSVAAVTGIRARVVHRINDFRVIEELVAAGHGVALLPRYSVLHPALVRLPLAGVRAARIYELVTRPGAARRPAVGAVLDSFRAAAARKLSM, encoded by the coding sequence ATGGATGTCGTGCGATTGCGGATACTGCGCGAATTCGCCGACCGCGGGACCGTGGCCGCGACCGCCGCAGCGTTGTCGATGACACCCTCGGCCGTCTCGCAGCAGCTCAAGGTGCTCGCGCGGGAGGCGGGAGTGCCCCTGCTCGAACCCGACGGCCGGCGCCTGCGGTTCACCGATGCGGGTCGTGCGCTCGTGGTGCGAGCCGACGAGGTGCTCGACGCCCTCGACCGGGCCGCCGACGAGATGACCGCCTACGCCCGGTCGCCCCGGGGGCGGGTGCGCGTGGCGTCGTTCCCCTCCGGGGCAGCGCTCCTGCTACCGGCCGTGCTCGAAGCGGCCGGGACGATCGGCGTCGAGTTGGACGTGAGCGACGAGGACGTCCCGGCCTCGGCCGCGCCCGCCCTGCTCGCCGACTACGACGTGGTGCTCACCCACCGCGACGAGCGTTCGGCGCCGCTGTCCGGCCCGCGTGTCCACGTCGAGACGCTGATGCGCGAACCGATCGATGTCGTCCTCCCGCCGGAGCACCGGCTCGCGACGCAGGACCGCGTGCAGGTCGACGAACTGGTGGGGGAGAGCTGGATCAGCGTGCGGGGTGGATTCCCCGTCGACGACGTGTTGCTCTCCGTCGCGGCGGTGACGGGCATCCGGGCACGGGTCGTGCACCGCATCAACGACTTCCGCGTCATCGAGGAACTCGTTGCGGCGGGACACGGGGTGGCGTTGTTGCCGCGGTATTCGGTTCTGCATCCGGCGCTGGTACGTCTGCCGCTGGCCGGTGTGCGTGCGGCGCGGATCTACGAGCTCGTCACCCGCCCGGGGGCGGCGCGACGGCCCGCCGTGGGCGCAGTGCTCGACAGCTTCCGTGCCGCGGCGGCACGGAAGCTGTCGATGTGA